One stretch of Akkermansia massiliensis DNA includes these proteins:
- a CDS encoding SUMF1/EgtB/PvdO family nonheme iron enzyme codes for MFDSCSILRLLSCGCAVLGAGILHASGLQPWLRELSGIPLAASAEGRNQWMQQLWARTAEHVSSLSDPSAADDCGDAMALLAPVFQAWPDGQKAGAALAEILSVPAERVGAVSSWDGLMKHQEAILEKVRFLRLKKLTAYYDAAAIRRAVKRNREKYGERYPDAEVFLARLDEWEKKLGPLDRWVDRAGPEQADQLRELVELRKKALIESLPEQDSLREWVSVRRFNPSGKSSFNHDRPANWQGISSMPGPGRTYRSGIVKFNGISSSSPAAQLLGDDRWMGHLEVDFSGERLMFTGNRFGKKENRPWDVFELDLKTGKTEALTAHMPADTDSYNSCYLPDGRVIFVNTSGMQGVPCVTGVDYVGNIHLYDRERKTTRRLTFDQDNNWFPAMLPDGRVMFLRWEYTESAHYFSRVLMHMNPDGSDQKEYYGSNSYWPNSLFNARPLPGRPGMFAGIVSGHHGVKRLGELVIFDVNRGRTATEGAMQKIPGYGKPVENVTRDQLVDGLKTPYFAEPYPLNEETFLAVSSPSGDKGVTNVVWCDMYDNIVPLTASSYFIYADPAPLRPRTKPPVLHDRVKPESKTATVYISDVYRGRSMAGVPKGEAKFLRVFMSEYSPRNTGSHYAMGMESNWDLKVLYGTVPVNPDGSAIFTAPANQPLTLQVLDGEGRALALMRSWFSAMPGETLSCIGCHERQNYAPPAKAVMASRQKPAAITPWYGPARTFSFMNEVQPVLDRHCVRCHTAEDKARAGVPDFMTLEAVKGAPAPGSVAYWNLHPYVRRNGPEGNYLGLAPTEFFADTSELYQLLKKGHHGVEMPQEDWNRLVTWMDMNAPYLGEWPGERNEGLLKRRYDLHRQFSGAERNYVTMKDSLFRRNASGPVFNGERPVPGASEKSVPVPEPRNETLSVDLGGSVSMTFRRIPAGKFRMGSERETPAEKPASPVEIEQPFWMGEAEVTLEQYRRFDPEYLNGWYDMHYKDQVRPGYDMDADPRFPAVRVPWTRAMEFCRWLSGKTGKKVTLPTEAQWEYAARGGADTDFFFGERDADFSSYANLGDVTLKELAVSGVDPKPIKNPNRFWDFVPRDEKYNDGKLHLAPVKSYKPNAYGLYDMIGNAAEWTRSEYRPYPWKEGDGRNESLDSRVPRAVRGGSWYDRPRRATSSWRWGYPSWRPVYNVGFRVMIED; via the coding sequence ATGTTTGACTCATGTTCCATCCTGCGCCTTCTCTCCTGCGGCTGTGCCGTACTGGGAGCCGGAATACTCCACGCTTCCGGACTGCAGCCCTGGCTGCGGGAATTGTCCGGAATTCCGCTCGCGGCCTCCGCAGAGGGAAGAAACCAATGGATGCAGCAATTATGGGCGCGGACGGCGGAGCATGTATCTTCCCTTTCCGATCCGTCTGCCGCGGATGACTGCGGGGATGCGATGGCGCTGCTGGCTCCCGTGTTCCAGGCATGGCCGGACGGGCAGAAAGCCGGGGCCGCGCTGGCGGAAATCCTTTCCGTTCCGGCGGAGCGGGTGGGAGCCGTTTCTTCCTGGGACGGCCTGATGAAGCATCAGGAAGCCATTCTGGAAAAAGTCCGCTTCCTCCGGCTGAAGAAACTGACGGCTTATTATGATGCGGCCGCCATCCGCCGCGCGGTGAAACGCAACCGGGAAAAATACGGGGAACGGTACCCTGATGCTGAGGTTTTCCTGGCCCGGCTGGATGAGTGGGAGAAGAAGCTGGGGCCGCTGGACCGGTGGGTGGACCGGGCAGGGCCGGAGCAGGCGGACCAACTGCGTGAACTGGTGGAACTGCGGAAAAAGGCCCTTATTGAATCCCTGCCGGAACAGGACTCCCTGCGGGAATGGGTGAGCGTGCGGCGTTTCAACCCGTCCGGAAAAAGCTCCTTCAATCATGACCGCCCGGCCAACTGGCAGGGAATCTCCAGCATGCCGGGTCCGGGCCGCACGTACCGCAGCGGCATCGTGAAATTTAACGGCATCTCCTCTTCCTCCCCCGCGGCGCAGCTGCTGGGGGACGACCGCTGGATGGGGCATCTGGAAGTGGACTTTTCCGGGGAAAGGCTCATGTTCACCGGAAACCGCTTCGGCAAGAAGGAAAACAGGCCCTGGGACGTCTTTGAACTGGACCTGAAAACCGGGAAAACGGAAGCCCTCACCGCCCACATGCCGGCGGATACGGACAGCTACAACTCCTGCTACCTGCCGGACGGCCGCGTCATCTTCGTCAACACCTCCGGCATGCAGGGCGTGCCCTGCGTAACCGGGGTGGACTACGTGGGGAACATCCACCTTTACGACCGGGAGAGGAAGACGACCCGGCGGCTCACCTTTGACCAGGACAACAACTGGTTCCCCGCCATGCTGCCGGACGGCCGCGTGATGTTCCTGCGCTGGGAATACACGGAGAGCGCCCACTACTTCAGCCGCGTGCTGATGCACATGAATCCGGACGGCAGCGACCAGAAGGAATACTACGGTTCCAACTCCTACTGGCCCAACAGCCTGTTCAACGCCCGCCCGCTTCCCGGCAGGCCGGGCATGTTCGCGGGCATTGTGAGCGGGCACCATGGTGTCAAGCGGCTTGGGGAACTGGTCATCTTTGACGTGAACCGGGGCCGTACCGCCACGGAGGGCGCCATGCAGAAAATCCCGGGCTACGGAAAACCCGTGGAAAACGTCACCAGGGACCAGTTGGTGGATGGATTGAAAACTCCCTATTTTGCGGAACCGTATCCGCTGAATGAGGAGACCTTCCTGGCCGTCTCCTCCCCCTCCGGAGACAAGGGCGTCACTAATGTGGTCTGGTGCGACATGTACGACAACATTGTCCCTCTGACCGCTTCATCCTATTTCATTTATGCGGACCCCGCGCCGCTGCGCCCGCGCACAAAGCCGCCCGTGCTCCATGACCGCGTGAAGCCGGAAAGCAAGACGGCCACGGTCTATATCTCCGACGTGTACCGGGGCCGCTCCATGGCCGGAGTGCCGAAGGGGGAGGCAAAATTCTTGCGCGTGTTCATGTCCGAGTACAGCCCCCGCAACACCGGAAGCCACTATGCCATGGGCATGGAAAGCAACTGGGACTTGAAGGTGCTGTACGGCACCGTTCCCGTGAATCCGGACGGCTCCGCCATCTTTACGGCTCCGGCCAACCAGCCGCTGACCCTCCAGGTGCTGGACGGGGAGGGACGCGCCCTGGCGCTGATGCGGAGCTGGTTTTCCGCCATGCCGGGGGAAACGTTAAGCTGCATCGGCTGCCATGAACGGCAGAACTACGCGCCGCCCGCCAAGGCGGTCATGGCCTCCCGGCAGAAGCCTGCCGCCATCACCCCGTGGTACGGTCCGGCGCGCACCTTCTCCTTCATGAATGAAGTGCAGCCCGTGCTGGACCGCCACTGCGTCCGCTGCCACACCGCGGAAGACAAGGCCCGCGCGGGAGTCCCGGACTTCATGACATTGGAGGCCGTCAAGGGTGCTCCCGCTCCCGGGTCCGTCGCGTACTGGAACCTGCACCCCTACGTGCGCCGCAACGGTCCGGAGGGGAACTACCTGGGGCTGGCCCCCACGGAGTTCTTCGCGGATACGTCGGAACTCTACCAGCTCCTTAAAAAGGGGCACCACGGCGTGGAGATGCCGCAGGAGGACTGGAACCGCCTGGTCACGTGGATGGACATGAACGCCCCCTACCTGGGCGAATGGCCGGGAGAGCGCAATGAAGGATTGCTGAAACGCCGCTATGACCTGCACAGGCAATTCTCCGGAGCGGAACGGAATTACGTGACGATGAAGGATTCCCTGTTCCGGAGAAACGCCAGCGGACCTGTTTTCAACGGGGAAAGGCCCGTTCCGGGAGCCAGTGAAAAAAGCGTGCCCGTCCCGGAACCGCGGAATGAAACGCTGTCCGTGGATTTGGGGGGTAGCGTAAGCATGACGTTCCGCCGCATTCCCGCGGGAAAATTCAGGATGGGAAGTGAACGGGAAACCCCGGCGGAAAAACCCGCCTCCCCGGTGGAGATTGAACAACCGTTCTGGATGGGAGAGGCGGAAGTGACGCTGGAGCAATACCGCCGCTTTGACCCGGAATACCTCAATGGATGGTACGACATGCACTACAAGGACCAGGTGAGGCCCGGCTACGACATGGATGCCGATCCGCGTTTTCCGGCCGTCCGGGTGCCGTGGACCAGGGCCATGGAATTCTGCCGCTGGCTTTCCGGGAAAACCGGGAAAAAGGTGACGCTGCCCACGGAAGCGCAGTGGGAATACGCGGCCAGGGGCGGAGCGGATACGGACTTCTTCTTCGGGGAACGGGATGCGGACTTCTCCTCATACGCCAACCTGGGGGATGTGACGCTGAAGGAGCTTGCCGTCTCCGGCGTGGACCCCAAGCCGATTAAAAATCCCAACCGTTTCTGGGACTTCGTGCCGCGGGATGAAAAATATAATGACGGGAAGCTTCATCTGGCCCCCGTCAAGAGCTACAAGCCGAATGCCTACGGACTGTACGACAT
- a CDS encoding peptidase U32 family protein: MPVQSRIEIMAPAGSFESLAAALQGGADSVYFGVGKLNMRSRATANFSEEDLPEIVARCHEAGAKAYLTLNIIVYDEELEAVHALCGSARKAGVDAVIASDLAVIAHARSIGLEVHMSVQANVCNMASVRFYAQYADVVVLARELTLAQIRHIIESIRKEDVRAPSGELLRVEIFAHGALCVAVSGKCHMSLAAYNSSANRGACFQNCRRAYRVTDEETGNELVIDNKYVMSPRDLCTVPVLDQLLDAGVSVLKLEGRGRSSDYVRTVTSVYREAAQACLDGTFSAARAEAWMKRLESVFNRGFWQGGYYLGVKWGEWSGSANSRAALLKIHIAKVENFYKKNGVAALYLEAGGLSAGQTILIAGPTTGAVRVEVESMRRETAAGMEPVDAAQKGETVYLAVPEQVRRRDKVYLLRPRTLEDS; this comes from the coding sequence ATGCCCGTTCAATCCCGGATAGAAATCATGGCCCCGGCGGGGTCGTTTGAATCCCTGGCCGCTGCGTTGCAGGGCGGGGCGGACTCCGTCTACTTCGGCGTGGGGAAGCTGAACATGCGTTCCCGCGCCACGGCCAACTTTTCAGAGGAAGACCTGCCGGAAATCGTGGCCCGCTGCCATGAGGCGGGAGCTAAGGCCTACCTGACGCTGAACATCATCGTGTATGATGAAGAGCTGGAGGCGGTGCATGCCCTGTGCGGCTCCGCCCGGAAGGCCGGAGTGGACGCCGTCATCGCCTCCGACCTGGCGGTGATCGCCCATGCCCGCTCCATCGGGCTGGAAGTCCACATGTCCGTGCAGGCCAACGTCTGCAACATGGCCTCCGTCAGGTTCTACGCGCAGTACGCGGATGTGGTGGTGCTGGCACGGGAACTCACTCTGGCGCAAATCCGGCACATCATTGAATCCATCCGGAAGGAGGACGTGAGGGCCCCCTCCGGGGAACTGCTCCGGGTGGAAATCTTTGCCCACGGGGCGCTGTGCGTGGCCGTGTCCGGCAAATGCCACATGAGCCTGGCCGCTTACAACTCTTCCGCCAACCGGGGCGCCTGCTTCCAGAACTGCCGCCGCGCCTACCGCGTGACGGATGAGGAAACGGGCAATGAACTGGTGATAGACAACAAATACGTGATGTCTCCCCGGGACCTGTGCACCGTTCCGGTGCTGGACCAGCTTCTGGACGCGGGCGTCTCCGTGCTGAAGCTGGAGGGGCGCGGCCGCTCCTCGGATTACGTCAGAACGGTCACCTCCGTGTACCGGGAGGCCGCCCAGGCATGCCTGGACGGAACCTTTTCCGCAGCCAGGGCGGAAGCGTGGATGAAACGGCTGGAATCTGTCTTCAACCGCGGATTCTGGCAGGGCGGATATTACCTGGGCGTGAAATGGGGGGAATGGAGCGGTTCCGCCAACAGCCGCGCCGCCCTGCTGAAAATCCACATTGCCAAGGTGGAAAACTTTTATAAAAAGAACGGGGTGGCGGCCCTTTACCTGGAAGCCGGCGGCTTGTCCGCGGGGCAGACCATCCTCATTGCAGGCCCCACCACGGGAGCCGTCCGCGTGGAAGTGGAATCCATGCGGCGGGAGACGGCGGCGGGCATGGAACCCGTGGACGCCGCGCAAAAAGGGGAAACCGTCTACCTGGCGGTTCCGGAACAGGTGCGCCGCCGGGACAAGGTGTACCTGCTGCGCCCCCGCACGCTGGAAGACTCCTGA
- a CDS encoding lactate utilization protein, which yields MEETLSLQKCAERLERRGFRCFVVPGLKEAAGVMRGLVREFNPASASYGDSMTLKATGILDDLRANPDIQFYDGFLPDMDREEKWEIRRRGMTADLFLTGINAVSMKATLHWVDMVGNRVAPVAFGPRHVILLAGANKLVATPEEARERIRRIAPLNAKRHEDFKTPCMYTGTCADCNSPDRLCNIHMSIVKCFPKGRITVILTEESGGL from the coding sequence ATGGAAGAAACCCTTTCCCTGCAAAAGTGCGCCGAACGCCTGGAACGGCGCGGATTCAGATGCTTTGTAGTTCCGGGCCTGAAGGAAGCCGCAGGCGTGATGCGCGGCCTGGTGCGGGAGTTCAACCCGGCGTCCGCCTCCTACGGAGACTCCATGACCTTGAAGGCCACGGGAATTCTTGACGACCTGCGGGCCAATCCGGACATTCAATTTTACGACGGCTTTCTTCCGGACATGGACCGGGAGGAAAAATGGGAAATCCGCCGCCGCGGCATGACGGCGGACCTGTTCCTGACCGGAATCAACGCCGTCAGCATGAAGGCAACCCTGCACTGGGTGGACATGGTGGGCAACCGCGTGGCTCCCGTAGCGTTCGGCCCACGGCACGTCATTCTGCTGGCCGGAGCCAACAAGCTGGTGGCCACGCCGGAGGAGGCGCGGGAACGCATCCGCCGCATCGCCCCGCTGAACGCCAAACGCCATGAAGACTTCAAGACGCCCTGCATGTACACGGGAACCTGTGCGGACTGCAACTCCCCGGACCGCCTGTGCAACATCCATATGTCCATTGTCAAATGCTTCCCCAAGGGAAGGATCACTGTCATCCTGACGGAGGAATCCGGAGGACTCTGA
- the gyrA gene encoding DNA gyrase subunit A, whose amino-acid sequence MENNRIKPVDVASELSTSFLDYSMSVIISRALPDVRDGLKPSQRRILYAMKELNLSPGGKTRKCSKIVGDTMGNYHPHGDAAIYGTLVNMAQDWSMRDILVIGQGNFGTPDGDPPAAARYTEAKLSGMGVALMADLDKDTVDFVPTYDNEHTEPTVFPSAFPNLLVNGGTGIAVGMATNMPPHNLGEVVDGICAVIDNPLMTVDELRQYIKGPDFPTGGDVLGFSGIDNYFRTGRGSVRIRGKIDMEMTDSGKDLLIIREVPYGVNRAALQERIAELYKDKILTDISGIRDLSDEKTCIEIELKRDARPQVVMNQLYKLTSMETSFAVNMLAIHDNRPKTLAMLDAINFYIEHRREVVVRRTRYLLGDAEKDAERLEAFLLALHHMDDFITIIRDSKNREEARERLQNYTFSTQTAESLGILIRSQASVQGDRYIFTERQVNSILDLRLYQLTALENDKISGEYAELLVRIKDYLDILANESRVLGIVKDELMAIKDKYATPRVTRIIPFSGDMAIEDLIPNDTMIVTITHSGYIKRTNSAEYRVQARGGKGVKAATTKGARKDAEADFIEHLFAAQNHDYLMFFTNTGRVYVDRVYEIDEAARSAQGRNIKNLLDLQPEEAIAAILRLERRVDEKGNDITFAEGSGNVVFATKDGTVKKTSLNDFVNYRKAGIIAINLEEGNTLVNAELTTGENEIVLVTHDGMSIRFPEEALRTQGRNTIGVRGIRPREGDYVVALAIVDPQKTLLVASENGLGKRTSFDEYRTQGRGGTGIKTMNCTDKTGKVVSATVVSEEDELMLMTTAGQSVRIKVATVRETGRATQGVKLMTLNDGEAIQDISIVIPDDEDEEGAEGAEDAEAGEDSGEAEAPAEE is encoded by the coding sequence ATGGAAAACAATAGAATCAAACCGGTGGACGTAGCCAGTGAGCTCTCCACTTCTTTCCTGGACTACTCCATGTCCGTCATCATCTCCCGCGCCCTGCCGGACGTGAGAGACGGCCTCAAGCCCTCCCAGAGGCGTATCCTGTACGCCATGAAGGAACTGAACCTGTCCCCCGGCGGGAAGACCCGCAAATGCTCCAAAATCGTGGGTGACACCATGGGTAACTACCACCCGCACGGGGACGCCGCCATTTACGGCACCCTGGTGAACATGGCGCAGGACTGGTCCATGCGGGACATCCTCGTCATCGGGCAGGGCAACTTCGGCACGCCGGACGGGGACCCCCCCGCCGCCGCCCGATACACGGAAGCCAAGCTCTCCGGCATGGGCGTGGCCCTGATGGCGGACCTGGACAAGGACACCGTGGACTTTGTTCCCACGTACGACAACGAGCACACGGAACCCACCGTGTTTCCCTCCGCCTTCCCGAACCTGTTGGTCAACGGCGGCACGGGCATTGCCGTGGGGATGGCAACCAACATGCCCCCGCACAACCTGGGGGAAGTGGTGGACGGCATCTGCGCCGTGATTGACAACCCGCTCATGACGGTGGATGAACTGCGCCAGTACATCAAGGGACCGGACTTCCCCACCGGGGGCGACGTGCTGGGCTTTTCCGGCATTGACAACTACTTCCGCACCGGGCGCGGCTCCGTGCGCATCCGCGGGAAGATAGACATGGAAATGACGGACTCCGGCAAGGACCTCCTCATCATCCGTGAAGTGCCGTACGGCGTGAACCGCGCCGCCCTCCAGGAACGCATCGCGGAACTGTACAAGGACAAGATCCTGACGGACATTTCCGGCATCCGCGACCTTTCCGACGAGAAAACCTGCATTGAAATCGAACTCAAGCGGGACGCCCGCCCGCAGGTGGTCATGAACCAGCTTTACAAGCTCACCTCCATGGAAACCTCCTTTGCGGTGAACATGCTGGCGATTCACGACAACCGCCCCAAGACGCTCGCGATGCTGGACGCCATCAACTTCTACATCGAGCACCGCCGCGAGGTGGTCGTGCGCCGCACGCGCTACCTGCTGGGGGATGCGGAAAAGGACGCCGAACGCCTGGAAGCCTTCCTGCTGGCCCTTCACCACATGGATGACTTCATCACCATCATCCGCGACTCCAAGAACAGGGAGGAAGCCCGCGAACGCCTCCAGAACTACACCTTCTCCACGCAGACGGCGGAAAGCCTGGGCATCCTGATCCGTTCCCAGGCCTCCGTGCAGGGGGACCGCTACATCTTTACGGAACGCCAGGTAAACTCCATCCTGGACCTGCGCCTGTACCAGCTCACCGCTCTGGAAAACGACAAGATTTCCGGGGAATACGCGGAACTGCTGGTCCGCATCAAGGACTATCTGGACATCCTGGCGAACGAATCCCGCGTGCTGGGAATCGTGAAGGATGAACTCATGGCCATCAAGGACAAGTACGCCACGCCGCGCGTCACGCGCATCATTCCCTTCTCCGGGGACATGGCCATTGAAGACCTGATCCCGAACGACACGATGATCGTCACCATCACGCACAGCGGCTACATCAAGCGCACCAACTCCGCGGAATACCGCGTGCAGGCCCGTGGGGGCAAGGGCGTGAAGGCCGCCACCACCAAGGGGGCCAGAAAGGATGCGGAGGCGGACTTCATCGAGCACCTCTTCGCCGCCCAGAACCACGACTACCTGATGTTCTTCACGAACACCGGGCGCGTGTACGTGGACCGCGTGTATGAAATTGACGAGGCCGCGCGCAGCGCGCAGGGCCGCAACATCAAGAACCTGCTGGACCTCCAGCCGGAGGAAGCCATCGCCGCCATCCTGCGCCTGGAACGCCGGGTGGATGAAAAGGGCAATGACATCACCTTTGCGGAAGGCAGCGGCAACGTGGTCTTCGCGACGAAGGACGGCACGGTGAAGAAAACCAGCCTGAACGACTTTGTCAACTACCGCAAGGCCGGCATCATCGCCATCAACCTGGAGGAAGGCAACACCCTGGTGAACGCGGAACTCACCACCGGAGAAAATGAAATCGTGCTCGTCACGCATGACGGCATGAGCATCCGCTTCCCGGAGGAAGCCCTCCGCACCCAGGGCCGCAACACCATCGGCGTGCGCGGCATCCGTCCGCGCGAGGGAGACTACGTGGTGGCCCTTGCCATTGTGGACCCGCAGAAAACCCTGCTGGTGGCCTCTGAAAACGGCCTTGGCAAGCGCACCTCCTTTGACGAATACCGCACGCAGGGCCGCGGCGGCACCGGCATCAAGACCATGAACTGCACGGACAAGACCGGGAAGGTGGTATCCGCCACGGTCGTTTCCGAGGAGGATGAACTGATGCTCATGACCACGGCGGGGCAGTCCGTCCGCATCAAGGTAGCCACCGTGCGCGAAACGGGCCGCGCCACCCAGGGCGTGAAGCTCATGACGCTGAACGACGGCGAAGCCATCCAGGACATCTCCATCGTCATTCCGGATGATGAAGACGAGGAAGGTGCGGAGGGAGCGGAAGACGCGGAGGCCGGGGAAGATTCCGGTGAAGCGGAAGCCCCTGCGGAAGAATAA
- the gyrB gene encoding DNA topoisomerase (ATP-hydrolyzing) subunit B, producing MSEDTNEVVETTVSTTAQHEYGAAQIDKLEGLEAVRKRPGMYIGDPDERGLHHCVFEVLDNSIDEHLAGYCSKIDIVIHVDGSISVVDNGRGIPVDIHPKFGIPAVELVLTNLHAGGKFGQGAYKYSGGLHGVGAKCVNALSDWFRAEVRRDGKRYQIKFERGKTIEPLRAVGACACEITGTTITFFPDSTIFTDTTEFKFDRLTTRLRELAFLNPGLVIELIDEREAPVRRETFFYKEGIVEFVRQLGRNKELINEEPISISGVRKVEVEYDGKKMEDDVLVDVVFQYNNTYETNILCFANSIYNGDGGTHLSGFRGALTRVINGYAKANGLLKEKDPSLSGEDVREGLVAVISVKMPNPRFSSQTKDKLVNTEIEGVVGNVVYEEIKTYFEENPAMAKKIIEKSITAARAREAARKARETVRKSALSIGGLPGKLADCSDRDPAKCELFIVEGDSAGGSAKMGRDRRTQAILPLRGKVLNVEKARLDKALGSKEIQNMITAIGAGIGEGDDEASFKLDRVRYHKIIIMTDADVDGAHIRTLLLTFFCRHMPQLVRAGYLYIAQAPLYRIIRRKKEEYVQDDVALNRKLIELAVNDVTLRFADGSRSFTPDELSAILETLVNLQRYTESMQAQGGSLEDLLSHREANGDFPEFLVKVRSGNEEEILFFHDMEALTAFSEENRDLFIFGMPTEEELLENPLPDREGPSRRSITHELHEAKAIARALTRLAELGIPGNMLVSMDTPLFELVEGEGDKERTTALFSVMDILESVISIGKRGVEITRFKGLGEMDAKDLFKTTMDPERRELLRVILNDDNAVRADEMFTILMGDVVEPRKNYIVDHALNVRNLDV from the coding sequence ATGTCCGAAGATACCAACGAGGTTGTTGAAACCACCGTTTCCACGACGGCGCAGCATGAATACGGCGCCGCGCAGATTGACAAACTGGAGGGCCTGGAGGCCGTGCGGAAGCGCCCCGGCATGTACATCGGGGACCCTGACGAAAGAGGCTTGCACCACTGCGTATTTGAAGTGCTGGACAACTCCATTGACGAGCATCTGGCCGGCTATTGCAGCAAGATTGACATTGTGATCCATGTGGACGGCTCCATTTCCGTTGTGGACAACGGGCGCGGCATTCCGGTGGATATCCACCCGAAGTTCGGCATCCCCGCCGTGGAACTGGTGCTGACCAATCTGCACGCGGGCGGCAAGTTCGGCCAGGGCGCCTACAAGTACTCCGGCGGTTTGCACGGGGTGGGCGCCAAGTGCGTGAATGCCCTGTCCGACTGGTTCAGGGCGGAAGTGCGCCGCGACGGCAAGCGCTACCAGATCAAGTTTGAACGCGGCAAGACGATCGAGCCCCTCCGCGCGGTGGGCGCCTGCGCCTGTGAAATCACGGGCACCACGATCACTTTTTTCCCGGACTCCACCATTTTCACGGATACCACGGAGTTCAAATTTGACCGCCTGACGACGCGCCTGCGCGAACTGGCTTTCCTGAACCCCGGCCTGGTCATCGAGCTGATTGACGAGCGGGAGGCCCCGGTGCGCCGGGAAACCTTCTTCTATAAGGAAGGCATTGTGGAATTCGTGCGCCAGCTGGGCCGGAACAAGGAATTGATCAATGAGGAACCCATCTCCATTTCCGGCGTCCGGAAGGTGGAAGTGGAGTACGACGGCAAGAAGATGGAGGATGACGTCCTGGTGGACGTGGTGTTCCAGTACAACAATACGTATGAAACGAACATCCTCTGCTTTGCCAACTCCATTTACAACGGGGACGGCGGAACGCACCTTTCCGGTTTCCGCGGCGCCCTGACGCGCGTCATCAACGGCTACGCGAAGGCGAACGGCCTGCTGAAGGAAAAGGACCCCTCCCTGAGCGGGGAGGACGTGCGCGAAGGCTTGGTGGCGGTCATCTCCGTCAAGATGCCCAACCCGCGCTTCTCCTCCCAGACGAAGGACAAGCTGGTGAACACGGAGATTGAAGGCGTGGTGGGCAACGTCGTGTACGAGGAAATCAAGACGTACTTTGAGGAAAACCCGGCGATGGCCAAGAAGATCATCGAAAAGAGCATCACGGCCGCCCGGGCCCGTGAAGCCGCCCGCAAGGCGCGCGAAACGGTCCGCAAGAGCGCCCTCTCCATCGGCGGCCTTCCCGGCAAGCTGGCGGACTGCTCCGACCGGGACCCCGCCAAGTGCGAACTGTTCATTGTGGAAGGTGACTCCGCCGGCGGCTCCGCCAAGATGGGGCGCGACCGCCGCACGCAGGCCATCCTGCCCCTGCGCGGGAAGGTGCTGAACGTGGAAAAGGCCCGCCTGGACAAAGCGCTGGGGAGCAAGGAAATTCAGAACATGATCACGGCCATCGGCGCCGGGATCGGGGAAGGGGACGATGAAGCCTCCTTCAAGCTGGACCGCGTGCGCTACCACAAGATCATCATCATGACTGACGCCGACGTGGACGGCGCCCACATCCGCACCCTGCTTCTCACCTTCTTCTGCCGCCACATGCCGCAGCTTGTCCGCGCCGGGTACCTGTACATCGCGCAGGCGCCCCTGTACCGCATCATCCGCAGGAAAAAGGAGGAATACGTGCAGGATGACGTAGCCCTGAACCGCAAACTGATTGAACTGGCCGTCAATGACGTGACCCTCCGCTTTGCGGACGGTTCCCGTTCCTTTACGCCGGACGAGCTCTCTGCCATTCTGGAAACGCTGGTCAACCTCCAGCGCTACACGGAATCCATGCAGGCGCAGGGCGGCTCCCTGGAAGACCTGCTCAGCCACCGGGAGGCTAACGGCGATTTCCCCGAATTCCTGGTGAAGGTGCGCAGCGGCAACGAAGAGGAAATCCTCTTCTTCCATGACATGGAAGCCCTCACTGCCTTTTCCGAGGAAAACAGGGACCTCTTCATCTTCGGCATGCCCACGGAAGAGGAACTGCTGGAAAACCCCCTCCCGGACCGGGAAGGGCCCAGCCGCCGCTCCATCACCCATGAACTGCATGAGGCCAAGGCTATTGCGCGCGCCCTGACGCGCCTGGCTGAACTCGGCATCCCCGGGAACATGCTCGTATCCATGGATACGCCCCTGTTTGAACTGGTGGAAGGGGAAGGAGACAAGGAACGGACCACGGCCCTCTTCTCCGTAATGGACATTCTGGAATCCGTCATCTCCATCGGCAAGCGCGGCGTGGAAATCACGCGATTCAAGGGTCTGGGTGAAATGGACGCCAAGGACCTGTTCAAGACGACGATGGACCCGGAACGGCGGGAGCTGCTCCGCGTCATCCTGAATGACGACAACGCCGTCAGGGCTGATGAAATGTTCACCATCCTGATGGGGGACGTGGTGGAGCCCCGCAAGAACTACATCGTGGACCACGCGCTCAACGTCCGCAACCTTGACGTTTAA